The following DNA comes from Nitrogeniibacter aestuarii.
CAGGGCGGTTTTGGCGCCGGTCGCGCGCAACATGAGGGCGATGCCGTCCATGACCTCGGTGGCGTAATCGCGCATCTGGCGATCGTCGCAAGAGAGGTAGGGCTCGCATTCGCCACCGTTGATGATCAGGGTATGCACCCCGGCCTTGCGCGCACCGCCGAGCTTGACCGCCGAGGGGAAGGCCGCGCCACCCAGGCCGACGATGCCGGCGTCGAGCACGCGTCGGGCGATCTCGTCGGGCTCGAGTGCCGCCGGGTCGTCGCAGGGCGTCAGCTCGCACCAGGCGTCCTCGCCGTCGGGCGTGAGCACGATGGCCGACAGGGTCAGGCCCGAGGGGTGCGGCGCGGTGATGTCGGTGATGGCGGTGATCGTGCCCGAGGTGGGCGCGTGAATCGGGGCCGAGATCATGCCCGCCGGATCGGCAAGGCGCTGGCCCTTCTTCACGGTCTGACCGACCATCACGACCGGGCGCGCCGGCGCACCGAGATGCTGTTGCAGGGGCAGGTACAGTGCCTCGGGCAAAGGCATCACGCGGGTGGGCGCATCGGCGGCCGGGCGCTTGCGGTCGTCCGGGTGCACGCCCCAGTCGTTGCCTCGAAACGCCTTGAACAGGTTCATGAATCCCATGGCGTGCTCCTCAGGCGGCGACCGGCTTGGGCATGACCCAGTGCTGCAGGGTCACGGGCAGCGGGCGCATGGAGAGGGCCTCGGTGGGGCACTTCTCGACACAGGCCTCGCAGCCAGTACAGGCGTCGCGCATGACGTTGTGGATCTGCTTGGCGGCGCCGATGATGGCGTCGGTGGGGCAGACCTTGCTGCACCGGCAACAGCCGATGCAGATCTCTTCGGCCACTTCGGCAATGCGCGGGCCGACATCGCCCATGGCGGACAGATCCACACTCAGCCCGAGCTTGGCGGCAATCTCGGCGGCCAGGGCCTTGCCGCCCGGCGGGCAGCAGGTGGCCGGCGCGCTGCCGTCGATGATGGCGTTGGCGGCGCCCTCGCACCCGGGGAAGCCGCACTGGCCACAGTTGGTGCCCGGCATCATCTCGACGAGTTCATCCACGATGGGATTGCCCTCGACGCGCAGGACGCGGTTGGCCACCCCGAGCAGAATGCCCAGCACGGCGCCGAGAAGGGTGAGGCTGGCAACGGCAGCGATCATGGCGGACCTCCTACACTTTCATGCCCGAAAAGCCCATGAAGGCCAGGGCAAGGAGACTGATGGTGACAAAGGCGATGGGCGCGCCCGCGAAGGCAGCAGGCACCCGCGCCAGGGCGATGCGCTCGCGCAGGCCGGCGAAGATCAGCAGCACCAGCGTGAAGCCCAACGCCGAGCCGAAGCCGTAGAGCAGGCTCTTGAAGAAGCTGAAGTGTTCGGCCACGTTGAGCAGGGCCACGCCCAGCACCGCGCAGTTGGTGGTGATGAGCGGCAGGTAGATACCGAGCGACTGGTACAGGGCCGGGCTGCTCTTTTTCACGAACATTTCGGTGAACTGCACCACCGAGGCAATCACCAGAATGAAGGTGAGGATGCGCAGGTACTGCAGCCCGAAGGGTTCGAGCAGCCAGTTTTCGAGCATCCACGAGGCGGCGGCCGCCAGCGTGAGCACGAAGGTGGTGGCCATGCCCATGCCCAGCGCGCTGTCCATTTTTCTGGACACGCCCATGGCGGGGCACAGGCCGAGAAACTTGACCAGCACCACGTTGTTGACCAACGCGGTCGAGAGAATGAGTAGCAGGATGTCCTTCATGGCGATGGCTCCAGGTGTCGCCAGGGACGTTGCATAAGCTATGCCAAAGGGACTGCACCAAAAAAACCCTACAATTTTCAGGGCTTTATGGCGCAGCGCACCAGCCGCGTGCCGGGAAGGCTTGCCACAATGTCACAAAGGCGACAAAACACCCTCCAAAACAGGGGCTTCCGGGGCGTGGTGCACTGCAAAGCCTTGAAAGACGGGCCAAGGCATGCTTTCTGCTTTTGCCATTCATGTCACTCCAGTGAGGACATGAACAATGACAGCAATGACACGCGGCAAATCAAAACCAAAACGCGTCTCATCGGCAGACGACCTGCCCTTCGAGGTATACCGCCAGGCCGTGGATCAGGCCGACATCGCCATCTCGATCACCGATCAGCGGGCAAACATCCTGTATGCCAACACGGCATTCACCGCCATCACCGGCTACGCGGCTGACGAGATCATCGGCTGCAATGAGTCGGTGCTCTCGAACCACACCACGCCGGCCAAGCTGTACAAGGAGATGTGGGCCCATCTGTCGGAGCAGCGCCCATGGAGTGGTCGGGTGCTCAACCGCCGCAAGGATGGCCAGCTCTATCTGGCGGACCTGACCATCTCGCCGGTGGTCGGGCCGGATGGCACCACGAGTCACTTCCTCGGCATCCACCGCGACGTGACCGAGTTCAACCGTCTCGAGCGGGTGGTGCGCAACCAGAAGATGCTCATCGAGTCGACGCTCAACGCGGCGCCCGTGGGCCTTGCCCTGCTCGACACGACCGGCCGGGTGATTCTCGACAACGAAGCCTGCAAGCGCCTGACCTCCGACATGGGCACGCAGGAGCCGGCGCATTTCATTCTCGACATGCTCATGCCCGACTGGCGTGAGTTGCTGGGCGACGATCCCTCGCGCTGCGCCTTCGCCAATCGCGAGGTTCGCATCGACCGCCGTGGCGGCGCCCAGCGCTGGCTGTCGGTCACCGCCTCGATCATCGAAACCCAGAGCGATTGTGCCGACACCTACTTCACCGCCTCGCAGCAACCCGGCCTGCTGCTGGTGATCAATGACGTGACCGAGTTGCATGTGGAGCAGGAGCGCGCCCGCGCGGACGCGCTCAAGATCGCCCTCATCGACGAAGAGCGCAACGCAGCCATCCGCGAAGGCCTCTCGGCTGCGCTCTACCGGCTCGACGAGCCGCTCAACATGATGACCTCGGCCCTGCATGTGCTGCGCCGGCGCGAGCCAGCCACCGCCGAGATCCTGAACGAAGCGGTCAACGCCAGCCGCGAGCACATGGACGCGTTGCGCCAGGTGATCCCGCCGGCGCCGCCGGAGAGCCAGTCGACGGTGAATATCAACGAGATCGTGCGGGACGTGCTCGAAATCAGTGTGCCGCGCATGCTGGCAGCCGGTGTGACGGTGGACTGGAAGCCCATGTCCACCCTGCCCAACATCCAGGCCCGGCCGCTGCAGCTGCGCATGCTCTTCAAGGCGCTGGTCGACAACGCCATCGAAGCCATGAACACCAAAGGCTGGCGGCAACGCGAACTGACCGTGACCAGCAGCCTCACCGACGCGCGCGTGGTGGTGTGCGTGCTCGACACCGGCCCCGGCCTGAGCGACGCCGCCCGCCATCGCGCGTTTGAACCCTTCTTCTCGGCCAAGAGCGGCCGCCATCTGGGCACCGGGCTGTCCCGCGCCCAGCAGATCGTCTCAGATCATGGCGGCCTGATCGACCTCAATCCACGGCCCGACGGCGGCTGCGCCGCCA
Coding sequences within:
- a CDS encoding RnfABCDGE type electron transport complex subunit B → MIAAVASLTLLGAVLGILLGVANRVLRVEGNPIVDELVEMMPGTNCGQCGFPGCEGAANAIIDGSAPATCCPPGGKALAAEIAAKLGLSVDLSAMGDVGPRIAEVAEEICIGCCRCSKVCPTDAIIGAAKQIHNVMRDACTGCEACVEKCPTEALSMRPLPVTLQHWVMPKPVAA
- the rsxA gene encoding electron transport complex subunit RsxA, producing MKDILLLILSTALVNNVVLVKFLGLCPAMGVSRKMDSALGMGMATTFVLTLAAAASWMLENWLLEPFGLQYLRILTFILVIASVVQFTEMFVKKSSPALYQSLGIYLPLITTNCAVLGVALLNVAEHFSFFKSLLYGFGSALGFTLVLLIFAGLRERIALARVPAAFAGAPIAFVTISLLALAFMGFSGMKV
- the nifL gene encoding nitrogen fixation negative regulator NifL, translated to MTAMTRGKSKPKRVSSADDLPFEVYRQAVDQADIAISITDQRANILYANTAFTAITGYAADEIIGCNESVLSNHTTPAKLYKEMWAHLSEQRPWSGRVLNRRKDGQLYLADLTISPVVGPDGTTSHFLGIHRDVTEFNRLERVVRNQKMLIESTLNAAPVGLALLDTTGRVILDNEACKRLTSDMGTQEPAHFILDMLMPDWRELLGDDPSRCAFANREVRIDRRGGAQRWLSVTASIIETQSDCADTYFTASQQPGLLLVINDVTELHVEQERARADALKIALIDEERNAAIREGLSAALYRLDEPLNMMTSALHVLRRREPATAEILNEAVNASREHMDALRQVIPPAPPESQSTVNINEIVRDVLEISVPRMLAAGVTVDWKPMSTLPNIQARPLQLRMLFKALVDNAIEAMNTKGWRQRELTVTSSLTDARVVVCVLDTGPGLSDAARHRAFEPFFSAKSGRHLGTGLSRAQQIVSDHGGLIDLNPRPDGGCAAIVELRIDGDPL